The following coding sequences lie in one Indicator indicator isolate 239-I01 chromosome 2, UM_Iind_1.1, whole genome shotgun sequence genomic window:
- the FAM89A gene encoding protein FAM89A gives MSGPGLLGPGGGSGLPPLPKSLSGLLNSSSSGGGGQGGRWRDLERLYAQKSRIQDELSGGGRGSPRPPKPPNLDAALALLRKEMVGLRQLDMSLLCQLYSLYESIQEYKGACQADSNADCTYALENGFFDEEEEYF, from the exons ATGAGTGGGCCGGGGCTGCTGGGGCCCGGTGGCGGCTCGGGGCTGCCGCCACTGCCCAAGAGCCTGAGCGGGCTGCTGAACTCTTCCTCATCCGGCGGCGGCGGCCAGGGCGGGCGCTGGCGGGATCTGGAGCGGCTCTACGCTCAGAAGTCCCGCATCCAAGACGAGCTGAGCGGCGGCGGCCGGGGCTCGCCGCGGCCGCCGAAGCCTCCTAACCTGGACGCGGCGCTGGCCCTGCTCCGCAAGGAGATG GTTGGCCTCCGGCAGCTGGATATGTCATTACTGTGTCAGCTCTACTCCCTTTATGAATCAATTCAAGAATACAAAGGTGCCTGCCAAGCTGACTCTAACGCAGACTGTACATATGCTCTGGAAAATGGTTTTTTtgatgaagaggaggaataCTTCTAG